A genomic window from bacterium includes:
- a CDS encoding roadblock/LC7 domain-containing protein: protein MYHILDELNKTPGITGSMVVGNDGIVIAADMKTGYEGDTVGALAASITSNIQKSLDRLRTSPLQQVTIEADDAKLFFTDAGLGILVVTAQKDVNIGLIRLEIKNAIGKLKVAS from the coding sequence ATGTATCACATTCTCGATGAATTGAACAAGACCCCCGGGATCACCGGTTCGATGGTGGTCGGCAACGACGGGATCGTCATTGCAGCCGATATGAAGACCGGGTATGAGGGCGACACGGTTGGTGCCCTGGCAGCATCGATCACGTCTAACATCCAGAAGTCGCTGGATCGTCTCCGCACAAGTCCTTTGCAGCAGGTGACGATCGAAGCTGATGATGCCAAGTTGTTTTTCACGGACGCCGGGCTGGGAATTTTAGTGGTGACGGCACAGAAGGATGTCAATATCGGGCTCATCCGTCTGGAGATCAAGAACGCCATCGGTAAACTGAAAGTGGCCAGCTGA
- a CDS encoding GTPase: protein MVSINYSSREVCCKIVYYGPGLSGKTTNLQYVHAKVPSGTRGKLISLATEADRTLYFDFLPINIGSINGFSAKFQLYTVPGQVYYNATRKLVLRGVDGIVFVADSQPDKMDENIESLMNLEDNLAEYGYEVSDVPIVIQYNKRDLPNVMTVEQLQAQLNKRGWPYFEASATIGNGVFDTLKLIIKLVLDKAKNTSSSRFKSSDIGGDSGRVAVAPNVSPDMVGGASVTRSSSGSGPIAITPVEQARVVADAYRPYPGTESAPSARPVAVASAPQAPVPEAVEPQPTPAPYSEKHAYRKQEAEERTPSSDEQNRLHSPSMAPPLRRRQEAPKKRGFFKRLFGLK from the coding sequence ATGGTTTCAATCAACTATTCATCTCGGGAGGTCTGCTGCAAGATCGTCTACTACGGCCCGGGGCTATCCGGGAAGACGACGAACCTGCAGTACGTACATGCCAAGGTGCCGTCGGGTACTCGCGGGAAGTTGATCTCGCTGGCGACTGAAGCAGACCGAACGCTGTATTTCGACTTCCTTCCGATCAATATTGGATCGATCAATGGTTTTTCGGCCAAGTTCCAGTTGTACACGGTCCCCGGCCAGGTCTATTACAACGCCACGCGTAAGCTGGTGCTTCGCGGAGTCGACGGGATCGTGTTTGTCGCCGACAGTCAGCCGGACAAGATGGACGAGAACATCGAATCGCTGATGAACCTGGAAGACAACCTCGCGGAGTATGGGTATGAGGTCAGCGATGTGCCGATCGTCATCCAGTACAACAAGCGGGATCTGCCGAATGTCATGACGGTAGAGCAGTTGCAGGCACAGTTGAACAAGCGTGGGTGGCCTTACTTTGAGGCCTCGGCCACGATCGGAAATGGGGTATTTGATACCCTCAAGTTGATCATCAAGCTGGTATTGGATAAAGCCAAGAATACGAGTTCGTCACGGTTCAAGTCGTCGGATATCGGGGGAGACTCCGGTCGAGTAGCGGTTGCCCCCAACGTCTCTCCGGACATGGTAGGCGGGGCATCCGTGACGCGTTCGAGTTCCGGTAGCGGACCGATCGCGATCACGCCGGTTGAGCAGGCTCGGGTAGTAGCGGATGCGTATCGTCCGTATCCCGGCACTGAATCGGCTCCGTCGGCCAGGCCGGTCGCGGTGGCGAGTGCGCCGCAGGCGCCCGTGCCGGAAGCAGTAGAGCCGCAGCCGACGCCGGCACCGTATTCTGAAAAGCATGCATATCGAAAGCAGGAAGCTGAAGAGAGGACACCCAGCAGCGACGAGCAGAACCGTCTGCACTCGCCAAGCATGGCTCCCCCGTTACGTCGTCGCCAGGAGGCACCTAAAAAACGGGGATTCTTCAAGCGTCTGTTTGGGTTGAAGTAG
- a CDS encoding ComEC family competence protein, whose protein sequence is MRTYPGLLLLGAVVGGILFADLFHPALLAFLLISLSAGIGGIVLTALRRNTLAPLFFALSLGGLAGLHYAHLIYQLPPSHYHQIADPNQVVQVYGEVADWPELKPERTEIIVEVDSLGGTIAQRVTGRLLLRISDTTTALQRGDAIEFFGRIYLVEERAAQGQFDYNRYLNLKGIFGTVYLPGVLDLRVNRRAGLGFYALTDRLRDLIRELLYANLSPSSAALASGFLIGETRDIPVEIYQMFRDSGTLHLMAVSGSNVAVVLGFFILALTPFSFGRKARAIILLTVVVLFATLSYGEPSVMRASVMAALVIVAGLIERRINLNNIIALSMLLILLVDPPELFDVGFQLSFVTAWGLIFVVPKVTSLFRPYHNRRWYRWIFFPLIVSLVAQLVSAPLIGCYFGKIPLVSLAANLVIVPLASAALVLILMMLVIHAILPIAGLFVGRILDLLLQLLLEAVKVFGGSELPSLQINVSLAPVWWGVIIVVSINLIGLAAVALGSKRARRWLLAVVLIGLNIGLVTSIAFASDESESKVFVNTVPGGVMILSQPSSAESDLIITGLTDKPYQLDQRIMLPWLRSHQVDSLRYCILLSGNYHALDDFVRLTDSLGARRVYVASPIEGRFRQVWRELGKEESSFDKVRFFGADSLGDDLGYSLHRKAISISLPQARLLVGQTIEDLPSLTIQSDDRPVVAIIGKNWKADPTDWLAYHANGLDEVICSRIAQRTVQNETDAHAGVAADIPDYIHQLSLVGEIQINLRSPLRIRPR, encoded by the coding sequence GTGCGTACATATCCGGGCCTTTTGCTGCTGGGGGCAGTAGTCGGCGGTATTCTGTTCGCTGATCTGTTTCATCCTGCCCTACTGGCATTTCTCCTGATCTCGCTGAGCGCGGGAATCGGCGGAATAGTATTGACCGCCCTGCGCCGCAATACTCTGGCACCACTTTTTTTCGCTCTCTCTCTGGGTGGATTAGCCGGACTTCATTATGCCCATTTGATCTATCAGCTCCCGCCATCGCATTACCATCAGATTGCCGACCCCAATCAGGTCGTGCAGGTGTATGGCGAGGTAGCCGACTGGCCCGAACTGAAACCGGAGAGAACTGAGATAATTGTCGAGGTTGATTCGCTGGGGGGGACAATCGCCCAACGCGTGACCGGACGGCTGTTGCTGCGGATCAGCGATACCACGACTGCTCTCCAGCGCGGAGATGCGATCGAGTTTTTTGGGCGAATCTATCTGGTGGAGGAACGCGCCGCGCAGGGTCAGTTCGATTATAATCGATACTTGAATCTCAAAGGGATATTCGGGACTGTCTACCTCCCGGGCGTACTTGACCTGCGAGTCAACCGCCGCGCCGGGCTTGGATTTTATGCCCTTACCGACCGGTTGCGCGACTTGATCCGCGAACTGCTGTATGCCAACCTATCGCCCTCAAGCGCTGCTCTAGCTTCCGGGTTCCTGATAGGGGAGACCCGGGACATTCCGGTTGAGATATACCAGATGTTTCGAGATAGCGGCACTTTGCACTTGATGGCGGTCTCCGGCTCGAATGTCGCGGTGGTGCTCGGATTTTTCATTCTTGCACTGACTCCATTTTCGTTTGGCCGGAAGGCTCGCGCAATTATCCTGCTGACTGTGGTGGTCCTTTTTGCGACTCTGTCCTACGGTGAACCTTCGGTCATGCGCGCATCCGTGATGGCCGCCCTGGTAATTGTAGCCGGACTGATCGAGCGACGGATCAATCTCAACAATATCATTGCTCTATCTATGTTGCTGATCCTGCTGGTGGATCCGCCGGAGCTGTTTGATGTCGGCTTCCAACTCTCTTTCGTGACAGCCTGGGGGCTGATCTTCGTGGTCCCCAAAGTGACTTCGCTCTTTCGACCATATCACAACCGACGGTGGTATCGATGGATCTTTTTCCCGCTCATTGTGTCGTTGGTGGCGCAACTGGTGAGTGCTCCGTTGATCGGATGTTACTTCGGGAAGATCCCGTTGGTATCGTTGGCCGCCAACCTGGTGATCGTCCCATTGGCGTCTGCCGCTTTGGTTCTGATCCTGATGATGCTGGTGATCCATGCTATACTTCCAATCGCCGGCCTTTTTGTGGGTCGAATCCTTGATTTGCTCTTACAGCTATTGCTCGAGGCGGTCAAAGTGTTCGGTGGGAGTGAACTTCCGTCACTCCAGATCAATGTCTCGCTTGCGCCGGTCTGGTGGGGCGTCATAATCGTCGTTTCAATCAACCTTATCGGTCTGGCCGCGGTTGCGCTCGGATCAAAGCGAGCGCGACGGTGGCTTTTGGCGGTGGTCCTGATCGGACTGAATATCGGATTGGTTACATCAATCGCGTTCGCCTCGGATGAGTCCGAATCAAAGGTCTTTGTCAACACCGTGCCAGGCGGAGTGATGATCCTAAGTCAGCCTTCCAGTGCCGAGTCTGACCTGATCATCACCGGGCTGACCGACAAGCCGTATCAGCTTGACCAGCGGATCATGCTCCCCTGGCTTCGCTCACATCAGGTGGATAGCCTCCGCTACTGTATCCTGTTATCCGGGAATTATCACGCGCTGGATGATTTCGTGCGGCTGACCGATTCGCTCGGCGCGCGGCGGGTGTATGTCGCTTCTCCTATAGAAGGACGGTTCCGCCAGGTCTGGCGAGAACTGGGGAAAGAGGAATCATCGTTCGACAAGGTCCGTTTTTTCGGAGCCGATTCGCTGGGTGACGATCTTGGCTATTCCTTGCACCGCAAGGCGATCTCCATAAGTCTACCACAAGCGCGATTGCTTGTCGGGCAAACGATCGAGGATCTTCCGTCGCTCACTATACAATCTGATGATAGACCAGTAGTGGCGATTATAGGTAAGAACTGGAAAGCCGATCCGACGGACTGGCTAGCGTATCACGCCAATGGATTGGATGAGGTCATCTGTTCACGAATTGCACAGCGGACGGTTCAAAATGAAACAGATGCACACGCCGGAGTCGCGGCCGATATCCCGGATTATATCCATCAGTTGAGTTTGGTGGGAGAAATTCAGATCAATCTGCGCTCACCGCTTCGAATCAGACCCCGTTAG
- the pilB gene encoding type IV-A pilus assembly ATPase PilB encodes MSAELSALLVSAGKISAEQAEKALTLSREKKEKFSTVLVQMGAIPSEDELATFIGKHLKIGALRLADIELNPEVVKLIPLDIARKFKVIAVSKLNKTLLVAISDPNNIYVLDAIKFITGCNVQPAIAPEKAIDKAIEAYYQDSSGLSEIVKSLDDSDIEVVSVDDTQAEGDLMSQIQDKPLVKLVDSIIGDAIRMGASDIHFEMYEKRIRVRYRIDGDLREMAPLPFKYRAAIVSRIKIMAELDISERRLPQDGRIKIKVGGRTVDLRVSVLPLIFGEKVVMRILDPMALKIDMTQLGFREQDLGKFEEQIHSPYGIILVTGPTGSGKTTTLYSALQQLNQIDVNIMTAEDPVEFNFEGINQVAVKSEIGLSFAAALRSFLRQDPDIIMVGEIRDAETAEIAIKAALTGHLVFSTLHTNDAPSSVTRLIDMGVPNYLVASATRLIMAQRMARKICQHCKQEINLTPEQVESLKAPKELLRNIRAFKGTGCNDCGGTGKSGRIGLFEVMPITPEIESMILAKESDTELRRVAIEQGMSSLRMSAIDKMKAGLISLEEIFAVTTA; translated from the coding sequence ATGTCCGCTGAACTGAGTGCGTTACTGGTCAGCGCCGGGAAGATCTCGGCGGAGCAGGCTGAAAAGGCCCTGACCTTATCGCGGGAGAAGAAAGAGAAGTTCAGTACCGTGCTGGTCCAGATGGGAGCGATCCCGTCCGAGGATGAGCTGGCGACGTTCATTGGCAAACATCTGAAGATCGGTGCCCTCCGGCTGGCGGATATCGAGCTGAACCCTGAAGTGGTGAAGCTGATCCCGCTTGATATCGCCCGCAAATTCAAAGTCATCGCCGTTTCCAAACTCAACAAGACCCTGCTGGTGGCGATCAGCGACCCGAACAATATCTATGTTCTGGACGCGATCAAGTTCATAACCGGTTGCAACGTGCAGCCGGCGATCGCCCCTGAAAAGGCTATCGACAAGGCGATCGAAGCATACTACCAGGACAGCAGTGGTCTTTCCGAGATCGTTAAGTCCCTGGATGATTCTGATATTGAGGTAGTCTCGGTCGATGATACGCAGGCCGAAGGCGACCTGATGTCGCAGATCCAGGACAAGCCGCTGGTCAAGCTGGTAGACTCGATCATCGGTGATGCGATCCGGATGGGGGCCTCGGATATTCACTTCGAAATGTATGAGAAGCGAATCCGTGTGCGCTATCGTATCGATGGCGACCTTCGGGAAATGGCGCCGTTGCCGTTTAAGTATCGCGCTGCAATCGTGTCGCGTATCAAGATCATGGCCGAACTCGACATCTCAGAGCGCCGTCTGCCACAGGACGGTCGTATCAAGATCAAAGTGGGCGGACGCACCGTCGACCTCCGTGTCTCCGTCCTGCCGTTGATCTTCGGCGAAAAGGTCGTGATGCGAATTCTCGATCCGATGGCGCTCAAGATCGATATGACCCAGCTCGGCTTCCGCGAGCAGGATCTGGGGAAATTCGAAGAGCAGATCCACTCACCGTACGGCATTATCCTGGTGACCGGACCGACGGGGTCAGGTAAAACGACCACGTTGTATTCCGCGCTTCAGCAATTGAACCAGATCGACGTTAACATCATGACGGCGGAAGACCCGGTCGAGTTCAACTTCGAAGGTATCAATCAGGTCGCGGTGAAATCCGAGATCGGGCTGTCGTTTGCTGCGGCACTTCGCTCCTTCTTGCGACAGGACCCTGACATCATCATGGTCGGTGAAATTCGAGACGCCGAGACGGCAGAGATCGCCATCAAGGCCGCTCTCACCGGTCACTTGGTATTCTCTACGCTTCACACCAACGATGCGCCATCATCGGTGACTCGTCTTATCGATATGGGAGTCCCGAACTACCTGGTGGCATCGGCTACCCGTTTGATCATGGCTCAGCGTATGGCGCGAAAGATCTGCCAGCACTGCAAGCAGGAGATCAATTTGACTCCGGAACAGGTGGAGAGCCTCAAGGCTCCCAAGGAGTTACTGCGGAATATCCGAGCCTTCAAGGGGACCGGCTGCAACGATTGCGGCGGCACCGGGAAATCCGGACGAATTGGTCTGTTCGAAGTTATGCCAATTACCCCGGAAATTGAGTCGATGATCCTGGCCAAAGAATCAGATACCGAGCTGAGACGAGTGGCGATCGAGCAGGGGATGTCCTCGTTGCGTATGTCGGCCATCGACAAGATGAAAGCCGGTCTGATCAGTCTCGAAGAGATTTTTGCGGTTACCACCGCCTGA
- the murJ gene encoding murein biosynthesis integral membrane protein MurJ, whose translation MSRIDLSTGNETKSSLFRSAWLASIGTGISRISGLVREQVMAYYFGAGMATDAFVVAFRIPNLLRDLFAEGALSSSFVPVFKEKLVQESKEDAFRLANTVLTAMGMVLALVTLIGFAATPVIISLTAHGFTEVHDKFWLTVHLTQIMWFFLPLVSLSALIMGMLNSFERYGIPALSPAMFNVGSILSVLLLYNYFDMPIYTLAIGVLVGGIGQIVVQIPSLNQIGYRFRPHLSLWDEGLKKMMRLFGPMMIGLSASRINILISTLLVSFLAEGSVSYLNYAFRIMHFPLGVFAVALGTVALPRAAELASKKDMEGLGKTVTEALTLNFMLIVPSAVALALLAPQLIQMIYQYGRFSATDADATALALLHYSYGIIGAGAVRVLAPAYYALGDAKWPMFMSIGSVALNIFLYYPLIKVWDFAGLAAATSIASIANFGLLLYFLPHRGVKLPYNQLWTRFVRILVAAGIAFGGASFIPLENIGLPEGAIGRIVAAFVPLLSGMVVYIILCKILGVKEISVLREIFSRRKPKSS comes from the coding sequence GTGAGCAGGATAGATTTGTCAACCGGCAACGAAACGAAAAGTTCACTCTTCCGATCAGCCTGGCTGGCCTCCATTGGGACCGGTATCTCCCGTATTTCCGGCTTGGTCCGGGAACAGGTGATGGCCTATTACTTCGGAGCCGGTATGGCGACCGATGCGTTTGTCGTTGCCTTCCGCATTCCGAACCTCCTCAGAGACCTGTTTGCCGAGGGGGCGCTCTCATCCTCATTTGTCCCGGTATTTAAAGAGAAGCTGGTGCAGGAATCCAAGGAAGATGCCTTCCGGCTGGCCAATACGGTTCTGACGGCGATGGGGATGGTGCTGGCATTGGTCACCCTGATCGGTTTTGCGGCCACTCCGGTGATCATCTCGCTCACCGCTCATGGCTTCACCGAGGTTCATGACAAGTTCTGGCTGACCGTCCACCTGACCCAGATCATGTGGTTTTTCCTGCCGTTGGTCTCGCTGTCCGCGCTGATCATGGGGATGCTCAACTCGTTCGAACGCTACGGCATTCCCGCGCTTTCCCCGGCGATGTTTAATGTCGGATCAATCCTCTCGGTGCTGCTGCTCTACAACTATTTCGATATGCCGATCTACACGCTGGCGATCGGCGTGCTCGTTGGCGGAATCGGCCAGATTGTCGTACAAATACCTTCTCTCAATCAGATCGGTTACCGGTTCCGGCCGCACTTAAGCCTGTGGGACGAAGGGCTCAAAAAGATGATGCGGCTGTTTGGTCCGATGATGATCGGGCTATCCGCCAGCCGGATCAATATTCTGATCTCGACCTTGCTGGTCTCATTCCTGGCTGAAGGATCAGTATCGTATCTCAATTATGCGTTCCGCATCATGCATTTCCCTCTTGGCGTGTTCGCCGTCGCCCTTGGGACTGTCGCTTTGCCGCGTGCCGCAGAACTGGCTAGCAAGAAAGACATGGAGGGACTCGGGAAAACGGTCACCGAAGCGCTGACGCTGAATTTCATGTTGATCGTTCCGTCGGCGGTCGCGCTTGCGCTTCTCGCCCCGCAGTTGATCCAGATGATCTATCAGTATGGGAGATTTTCGGCGACCGATGCTGATGCGACTGCGCTTGCTTTGCTTCACTATTCGTATGGGATCATCGGAGCCGGGGCGGTTCGAGTTTTGGCACCGGCATATTACGCTTTAGGGGATGCCAAGTGGCCGATGTTTATGTCGATCGGTTCAGTCGCGCTTAACATTTTCCTCTATTATCCGCTGATCAAAGTGTGGGATTTTGCCGGACTGGCGGCCGCAACCTCGATTGCTTCGATCGCCAATTTTGGATTACTGCTGTATTTCCTGCCGCACCGCGGCGTGAAGCTACCATACAATCAGCTCTGGACACGGTTTGTGCGAATTCTGGTAGCCGCAGGGATCGCGTTTGGCGGGGCGTCATTCATTCCGCTTGAGAACATCGGTCTGCCGGAGGGAGCGATCGGGCGTATCGTCGCCGCTTTTGTTCCACTCCTGAGCGGCATGGTCGTGTATATCATTCTTTGCAAGATTTTGGGTGTGAAAGAGATTTCGGTCCTGCGTGAGATCTTCTCACGTCGAAAACCGAAATCATCGTAA
- a CDS encoding tetratricopeptide repeat protein yields MVPGADIEDRIEKCQKILEGDPNSQIFAALAEALRRKGDLDRAFRVCQSGLRLHPNYGSAHIVMAKINLDRGLYDWAEAEVKRAIEIEGNSRTIELLLAEIYIYKGEFVHAVKLLRKLHLADPGNDQIKRLLDIAQRLPEEQAAQIEPRSLRGGRIEIRSHHTELPVAKAPVADAQPVAVAPRTKLSSRDLLEQVVVLPGIDGALFVNQEGLVVESEWGTRLDASTCAAAMSEAIKLANHELTRTAFGQASSVLIEAANAVFFVVRVPEGLFVFYGNGTTNLGTLRMKIASLLEMYGVR; encoded by the coding sequence ATGGTACCAGGCGCAGACATTGAAGATCGCATAGAGAAGTGCCAGAAGATCCTGGAGGGTGACCCCAACTCCCAGATCTTTGCTGCATTGGCGGAAGCACTTCGTCGGAAGGGAGACCTCGACCGGGCATTTCGCGTCTGCCAGTCCGGACTTCGTCTGCATCCGAATTACGGCTCCGCCCATATCGTCATGGCCAAGATCAATCTCGATCGTGGGCTGTATGATTGGGCCGAAGCTGAAGTCAAACGAGCAATCGAGATCGAGGGGAATAGCCGGACGATCGAATTGCTGCTGGCTGAGATCTACATTTACAAGGGTGAGTTTGTGCATGCGGTGAAGCTGCTTCGCAAACTGCACCTGGCCGATCCCGGCAATGATCAGATCAAGCGGCTGCTTGATATCGCGCAGCGTCTGCCGGAAGAACAGGCGGCGCAAATCGAACCGCGGAGCCTTCGTGGCGGACGGATCGAGATCAGAAGCCACCATACGGAGCTTCCGGTCGCGAAAGCACCGGTTGCAGACGCTCAACCTGTGGCGGTTGCTCCCCGGACCAAGCTGTCGTCTCGCGACCTGCTGGAACAAGTAGTAGTCCTGCCAGGAATCGACGGTGCGTTGTTCGTCAATCAAGAAGGTTTGGTTGTTGAATCAGAGTGGGGCACCCGTTTGGATGCTTCAACCTGTGCGGCGGCGATGTCTGAGGCGATAAAATTGGCCAATCATGAATTGACGAGAACTGCCTTTGGGCAGGCCAGTTCAGTTTTGATCGAAGCCGCGAATGCGGTCTTTTTCGTGGTCCGCGTTCCGGAAGGACTGTTCGTCTTTTACGGCAATGGGACGACCAACCTGGGAACGTTGCGGATGAAGATAGCCTCGCTTTTGGAAATGTATGGTGTGAGGTAA
- a CDS encoding DUF4388 domain-containing protein, with product MSLSGNLRTVSFPDILQLLSTGKKTGILECKTSSRQKEVAFRDGNIIYASSVNSSEDLLGNLLLKRGKLSKTDLERAITLHKQTGRQLGTTLIDMDLFDKEEIGIVLKMQIEEIVYNLFSWREGDFIFHENAQPRNAPFYLELSTMNVIMEGTRRIDEWTEIQKVLPPDDALLRIAKSPKSEEEEISLSVDEFRMLSLINGERTLPELLDMSPMGEFVTCRAVYKLILNGLIEVAGTATSQPQFQEDEEEVALSIIFSMYNTCFYRIRTLVDEVLGENNTRYASYLAQYRTGLMVFFPGVEPNSDMAPSFDKFLASVRSIPQATRYFTLMHALDRMLSEQLVFVYDLLGVGTYRESINRVKKEITLPLAQRRELVQRFGIEDTFYGTIKRADKVVKLVRG from the coding sequence ATGAGTCTCTCAGGTAATCTGCGAACAGTGTCGTTCCCGGATATTCTCCAGTTGCTGTCAACTGGCAAGAAGACCGGCATTTTGGAGTGCAAGACCTCATCGCGCCAGAAGGAAGTGGCCTTCCGCGACGGCAATATCATCTATGCGTCTTCGGTCAACAGTTCCGAGGATCTGCTGGGGAATCTGCTGCTCAAACGGGGGAAGCTCTCAAAGACTGACCTTGAGCGGGCGATCACCCTGCACAAGCAGACCGGTCGTCAATTGGGGACCACCCTGATCGATATGGATCTCTTCGACAAAGAAGAGATCGGTATTGTCCTCAAGATGCAGATCGAGGAGATCGTCTATAACCTCTTCTCCTGGCGGGAAGGGGATTTCATTTTCCATGAAAACGCCCAGCCGCGCAATGCGCCATTCTACCTTGAACTTTCCACCATGAATGTGATCATGGAAGGGACCCGCCGGATCGATGAATGGACTGAGATCCAGAAAGTCCTTCCGCCGGATGATGCCTTGCTGCGTATTGCCAAGTCGCCTAAATCCGAAGAGGAAGAGATCTCGCTATCCGTAGACGAGTTCCGGATGTTATCCCTGATCAATGGGGAACGGACCTTGCCGGAACTTCTGGATATGTCGCCGATGGGCGAGTTTGTCACCTGTCGCGCCGTCTATAAGCTGATCCTGAATGGATTGATCGAGGTCGCCGGGACCGCGACCTCACAGCCGCAGTTCCAGGAAGACGAAGAAGAAGTAGCCCTGTCCATCATCTTCTCGATGTACAACACTTGCTTCTACCGTATCCGGACATTGGTTGACGAGGTCCTGGGAGAAAACAATACACGCTACGCATCCTACCTGGCCCAGTATCGGACAGGTTTGATGGTCTTTTTCCCAGGAGTTGAGCCGAATTCCGATATGGCGCCATCGTTTGACAAGTTTCTGGCTTCGGTTCGGTCGATCCCGCAGGCGACTCGCTACTTCACCCTGATGCATGCGCTCGACCGGATGCTCTCCGAGCAGTTGGTCTTCGTGTATGACCTGCTCGGTGTAGGTACCTATCGCGAATCGATCAATCGGGTTAAGAAAGAGATCACGCTGCCGCTGGCGCAACGCCGCGAGCTGGTGCAGCGATTTGGAATCGAAGATACATTCTATGGCACGATCAAGCGGGCCGATAAAGTAGTCAAGTTAGTGCGAGGATAA
- a CDS encoding type IV pilus twitching motility protein PilT, with product MVLRDLLEQMIKMGASDLHLTVGTPPVVRVDGKLTKMPGQDMLSPEIIKKIAYSMLNDKQKLKFEQNSELDLSFGVENMSRFRCNMFMQRGNVAVAIRQIPYSIRSFEDLGLSKVIAEFSKLPRGLVLVTGPTGSGKSTTLAAIIDKINRERPVHILTVEDPIEYLHRHQMALVNQREVFSDTHSFASALKYALREDPDVVLVGEMRDLETIEAALSISETGHLAFATLHTNSCAETVNRIVDVFPTNQQEQVRVNLSFTLQAVVSQTLIPKVGGGRVMAMEILVATPAIRAIIRDDKIHQIYSMMQSGQKFGMKTMNQSLAELYQSGKISINDAMNYSHNPQELGEILNRQKSPAFA from the coding sequence ATGGTGCTACGTGATTTGCTCGAGCAGATGATAAAGATGGGTGCTTCCGACCTGCACCTGACCGTGGGAACTCCGCCCGTGGTGCGCGTCGATGGCAAACTGACCAAGATGCCCGGGCAGGATATGTTATCTCCCGAAATCATCAAAAAGATCGCCTACTCGATGCTGAACGATAAGCAGAAGTTGAAATTCGAACAGAATTCCGAGTTGGATCTTTCGTTCGGCGTGGAGAACATGTCCCGTTTCCGCTGCAATATGTTCATGCAGCGAGGCAACGTGGCAGTAGCGATCCGTCAGATCCCGTATTCGATCCGTTCGTTCGAAGATCTGGGACTTTCGAAGGTGATCGCGGAATTCTCGAAATTACCGCGCGGCCTGGTGCTGGTGACGGGTCCGACCGGATCGGGTAAGTCAACCACTCTGGCAGCGATCATCGACAAGATCAATCGCGAGCGGCCGGTGCATATTCTCACGGTCGAAGATCCGATCGAATATCTGCACCGCCATCAGATGGCGCTCGTGAACCAGCGCGAAGTATTCTCCGACACGCACTCGTTTGCATCGGCCCTGAAGTATGCACTTCGCGAAGACCCGGACGTTGTGCTGGTCGGCGAAATGCGCGACCTCGAAACTATCGAGGCGGCGCTGTCGATCTCGGAAACGGGACACCTTGCTTTTGCCACACTGCACACGAACTCGTGCGCAGAAACGGTGAACCGTATTGTCGACGTATTCCCGACCAACCAGCAGGAACAGGTGCGAGTCAACCTGTCATTCACCCTGCAGGCGGTGGTCTCGCAGACGTTGATCCCGAAAGTTGGCGGCGGTCGCGTGATGGCGATGGAGATCCTGGTGGCGACACCGGCGATCCGGGCGATCATTCGCGACGACAAGATCCACCAGATCTACTCGATGATGCAGTCGGGTCAGAAATTCGGGATGAAGACGATGAATCAGTCGCTTGCCGAGCTGTACCAGTCCGGCAAGATCTCCATAAACGACGCGATGAACTACAGTCACAATCCTCAGGAACTTGGCGAAATATTGAACCGGCAGAAGTCGCCGGCATTCGCCTGA
- a CDS encoding roadblock/LC7 domain-containing protein, which translates to MSDEVLILYEEEITQIDALLNKMLKGAEAKCALLVDKDGHLITRQGFTHSLDTTALAALLAGSFASTKEIARLVGEPEFSVLFHQGKKDHIHMSIVGERSILVVIFDDRTTIGMVRLYAKETAMELAKVFEQIKTKTGTKPSNNISQEFADMTQNRLDDIFQD; encoded by the coding sequence ATGTCTGATGAAGTCCTGATTCTGTACGAGGAAGAGATCACGCAGATCGACGCTCTCCTCAACAAGATGTTGAAGGGAGCAGAGGCGAAGTGCGCCCTGCTGGTCGACAAGGATGGACACCTGATCACACGTCAGGGATTCACCCACTCACTCGATACAACCGCTTTGGCCGCCTTGCTGGCCGGATCGTTTGCCTCGACCAAGGAGATCGCCCGTTTGGTGGGCGAGCCGGAATTTTCTGTCCTGTTTCACCAGGGAAAGAAAGATCACATCCACATGTCAATCGTGGGTGAGCGGTCGATCCTGGTGGTGATCTTTGACGACCGAACGACCATCGGTATGGTCCGTCTGTACGCCAAAGAAACGGCGATGGAGCTGGCCAAAGTTTTTGAGCAGATCAAAACCAAGACCGGGACCAAGCCGAGCAACAACATCTCGCAAGAGTTCGCCGATATGACGCAGAACCGCTTGGACGATATTTTCCAGGATTAA